The window AGAGTGTACCAGGAGGGGAAGCTGACGGTGGCCCCAACTCCTCTCTTGAATGGGATATGACCACCCCACCTGCCCCTCAGTGTTTGCAGGACACTCTGGCACACTCATGCCTTCCTTTCCTGGTGAACCTGTATCCCACTACAAAGAGGAACAGAactccccacccagccccacccttGCTTCCAGGGGCTTTGAGACACTCAGGAGAAGGAGCTTCAAATATTGTGAGGGTCTGTCTGTGTCAGCCACCAGGATGTCAATCCCTGCCTGGGCTGGCAGCATGGACCTTGTGGACCCTCCTAGCCCACCCCATGCCCCCAGGAGCCCCGCTTGGCTTCTTCTCTTTTATACATTGTAAACACCACATTTATTTGTCTGAGGCTTGCAAACCTCTGGTAAGAAGCACAGAACGCAGGGCTCTCCTTCATGCTGCCCTGGGCCCCAGCTCGCCAGGCATGCAGGACAGAGCTGGCAGATGAGTCAGAAATCTTTGGGAGCAGCGCCAGGGAAGCAGCAGGCCCTGCTCCTTCCCATGCCCAATCCCGCCAGCACGGGCCTGGACTGCAGCCAGGAAGGTGGGCCAGCCAGGATCCCCAGGTAACTTCGCCACAGGGACCTCTTCTTGGagctgccttcccttccctccccatccCTCTCCAATCCCCGCAGAGCTTAGAGCCTGGGCCACATGCTTGGTCCCTCACACAAGGACCAAACCAGCTGCTGTCAGGCTGTTTCTGTGGGTCCTGTCTCTCCAGTCAGGAAgccagcagggcagggcaggcctggCTCTCCTCCTGGAATCACACCGTGCACCCAGCTCAGCGCTGGGCACTCAGCTGGGGACCGGGATGGACAAAGCCTTGTCCAGAGAACCACTGTAGGGGAGACGTGCATGGCAGCCGGACTCAGCCTCCTGCAGCCTCCATTCATGGGCTCTTGGCTGGGCCTGAAATTTGTTAGGGCCTCAACTCTCTGTGGTGCAGATGAACACCTCCTCCTCCAAGAGGCCCCTCAGGCTTGGTGCCAGGCTTGGGACTGGGCTCTGGAAAGTCAGCCAAGGCTGCTACTTCAAGGCCCTGAGGACAGCCTCCAGCTTCATGGCCATAGCCAGGTCGCCCTTCACCTTCAGCCGTCCACTCATGTAGGCCCCCAGGGGCCGCAGCTCTCTGCATAGCAGGGCCCGCAGGTCTGCCTCGGCCATCTCCACCACCACATCAGGGATGCCATCAGGCACCCCGTGTCCCACTCTTCCTCGTCCTGTGGGGCAAAAGAAAACCGAGTGTCAGTAGGGGAATGGAGGAACGTGAAGGAGATctatgggggtgggaggggctggtATTTCCCATTGGGAGGAGAGTACTGGTTAAGAGTTTGGGTTCTAATACCCTGGGTTTGAGTCTTATTGGCTGTGTGAACTCTTGGATcctcagtttccaaatctgtGATGATAATTCCTTTAGAGATGACAATTCCTAAAGCATAGGCTCATGGTGAGAAGTGGGTGAGATAATGTACAAAAAGTACTTGGCACAGAGCCTGACAGGCAGCAGGCCTGTAACACGGGCAGGCCTCTTGGTATTGGAAGCCTGGCTGCATTGTCCTGCGGATGGCGGGGAGACCAGGGCATAGTTAATGCCTGGAAATGGTGTCTGAGCCCCTGCCTGCCATGGGTTCACCCCAAATTATTGGCAGGAGCAGGGGGCAGTCTACGAGAGCACCACTGGGGTAGGTAACAAGAAACCTAGCAAGCTGGATGGGAAGGAGAGGCAAGGAGGGCAGCGGCACCTGTAGTGAGGTCCAGGAAGTAGGCGCTTTGGGTGCCGCTGGGCAGGACGACATTGAACTGGTAGCAGGCCCCGACTTGGCTGACCAGGGCCTCAGACAGGAAGGGCTGTAGAGCAGTCAGTAGCCCCTCCGCCAGAGGCTGCTTCGGACTGGACCTGGCACCAACTTGAGGGGCAGGTGGCTCAACTTCACTCACCATCTCCACGGTGTCTGCTGGGGGTGGCCAACAGGGttggggaaggaggcagagaggaggtCATCGTGTTGCCAAGGTCAGGACCACTCACTGTGGCCTCTGCACCTTTTGTGGCAGTTTCCTCTTAGATCCCCTTCAGGCCTCTGTTCAACTTCCTCCTCTACCAGAAAGGTGCCCCTGAGTTTTCAGCCTAAACTGCAAACTCAGTTTCTAAACTACTCCAGCCTCAGATATAAAATTCTTTCCAGCTGCCCTTCTGGTGATGTCGCCTCCTCCCATGGAGGCTGCCAATGGCCTCTACACACTCAGACACCTGGCCTCCTCTCACTGCCTTGGCTGTGGTCAGTGTGGGCTGAACATCTGTGCAGGGTGTGTACTGCACAGAGCTGCTGGGATAGTGAGCAAAGTCTGTGCTGGCACCAAGCTGGTAAACACCCCCGCT is drawn from Homo sapiens chromosome 15, GRCh38.p14 Primary Assembly and contains these coding sequences:
- the STOML1 gene encoding stomatin-like protein 1 isoform 8 (isoform 8 is encoded by transcript variant 8) — encoded protein: MTVKDLNTATRMTAQNAMTKALLKRPLREIQMEKLKISDQLLLEINDVTRAWGLEVDRVELAVEAVLQPPQDSPAGPNLDSTLQQLALHFLGGSMNSMAGGAPSPGPDTVEMVSEVEPPAPQVGARSSPKQPLAEGLLTALQPFLSEALVSQVGACYQFNVVLPSGTQSAYFLDLTTGRGRVGHGVPDGIPDVVVEMAEADLRALLCRELRPLGAYMSGRLKVKGDLAMAMKLEAVLRALK
- the STOML1 gene encoding stomatin-like protein 1 isoform 10 (isoform 10 is encoded by transcript variant 11) produces the protein MTVKDLNTATRMTAQNAMTKALLKRPLREIQMEKLKISDQLLLEINDVTRAWGLEVDRVELAVEAVLQPPQDSPAGPNLDSTLQQLALHFLGGSMNSMAGGAPSPGPADTVEMVSEVEPPAPQVGARSSPKQPLAEGLLTALQPFLSEALVSQVGACYQFNVVLPSGTQSAYFLDLTTGRGRVGHGVPDGIPDVVVEMAEADLRALLCRELRPLGAYMSGRLKVKGDLAMAMKLEAVLRALK